A single window of Fusobacterium periodonticum 1_1_41FAA DNA harbors:
- a CDS encoding HPr family phosphocarrier protein, translating into MKSKTVEIVNETGLHTRPGNEFVSLAKTFSSQISVENEAGTKVNGTSLLKLLSLGIKKGSKITVYADGEDENEAVDKLSSLLENLKD; encoded by the coding sequence ATGAAAAGTAAAACTGTAGAAATAGTAAATGAAACTGGATTACACACAAGACCAGGAAACGAATTTGTAAGTTTAGCAAAAACATTCTCTTCGCAAATAAGTGTAGAAAATGAAGCTGGAACAAAAGTTAATGGAACTTCATTATTAAAGTTACTTTCTTTAGGAATTAAAAAAGGAAGTAAAATAACTGTATATGCTGATGGTGAAGATGAGAACGAAGCAGTTGATAAATTATCATCTCTTCTTGAAAACTTAAAAGACTAA
- a CDS encoding NfeD family protein, giving the protein MTVGYIFWLILTIIFTIIEFAIPALVTVWFAFAAALTVFVSLISDSMKVEITFFTVVSLLSIIFLRPYARAILSKNKDNFDAEKIDTAIIIKKIVDTSKEEKIYDVSYKGSIWTALSNELFEVGDTPVISSFKGNKIILKK; this is encoded by the coding sequence ATGACAGTGGGTTATATTTTTTGGCTAATACTTACTATTATTTTCACTATTATTGAATTTGCTATTCCAGCACTTGTAACAGTATGGTTTGCTTTTGCAGCGGCCTTAACTGTATTTGTATCTCTAATTAGTGATAGTATGAAAGTTGAGATAACTTTCTTTACAGTTGTTTCTCTACTATCTATCATATTCTTAAGACCTTATGCTAGAGCTATTTTATCTAAAAATAAAGATAATTTTGATGCTGAAAAAATAGATACAGCTATCATAATAAAGAAAATTGTAGATACAAGTAAAGAAGAAAAAATCTATGATGTAAGCTATAAGGGTTCTATATGGACTGCCTTAAGTAACGAGCTTTTTGAAGTAGGAGACACTCCTGTAATTTCAAGCTTTAAAGGAAATAAAATAATTTTAAAAAAATAA
- a CDS encoding SPFH domain-containing protein — protein sequence MFYIPFFVLLLILLAVIALKAIKIVPESQVYIIEKLGKYNQSLSSGLNLINPFFDKVSRIVSLKEQVVDFDPQAVITKDNATMQIDTVVYFQITDPKLYTYGVERPLSAIENLTATTLRNIIGDMTVDETLTSRDIINTKMRQELDDATDPWGIKVNRVELKSILPPNDIRIAMEKEMKAEREKRAKILEAQATRESAILVAEGEKQSAILRAEAEKEVKIKEAEGKAQAILEIQRAEAEAIKLLNEAKPAKEILALKSFETFEKVADGKSTKILIPSEIQNLAGFMQTIKEIN from the coding sequence ATGTTTTATATACCATTTTTTGTACTACTTTTGATTTTACTTGCTGTAATTGCATTAAAAGCAATTAAAATCGTTCCTGAATCACAAGTTTATATCATTGAAAAACTAGGAAAGTACAACCAATCTTTAAGTTCTGGTTTAAATCTTATCAACCCTTTCTTTGATAAGGTTTCAAGAATAGTTTCTCTTAAAGAACAAGTTGTTGACTTCGACCCACAAGCAGTTATCACAAAAGATAATGCTACTATGCAAATAGATACTGTTGTTTATTTCCAAATAACAGATCCTAAGTTGTATACTTATGGAGTTGAAAGACCTTTATCAGCTATTGAAAACTTAACTGCTACAACTCTTAGAAACATTATAGGGGATATGACAGTTGACGAAACATTGACATCAAGAGATATTATAAACACAAAGATGCGTCAAGAACTTGATGATGCTACTGACCCTTGGGGAATAAAAGTAAATAGAGTTGAATTAAAATCTATACTTCCTCCAAATGATATCAGAATTGCCATGGAAAAGGAAATGAAGGCTGAAAGAGAAAAGAGAGCGAAAATACTTGAAGCTCAAGCTACAAGAGAATCTGCAATACTTGTTGCTGAAGGGGAAAAACAATCTGCTATCTTAAGAGCTGAAGCTGAAAAAGAAGTAAAAATTAAAGAAGCTGAAGGTAAAGCTCAAGCGATACTTGAAATTCAAAGAGCTGAAGCTGAAGCTATTAAACTATTAAATGAAGCTAAACCTGCTAAAGAGATTCTAGCACTTAAATCTTTTGAAACATTTGAAAAAGTTGCTGATGGTAAATCTACTAAGATACTTATTCCAAGTGAAATTCAAAACTTAGCTGGTTTTATGCAAACTATAAAAGAAATTAACTAA
- a CDS encoding galactokinase, translating to MLENLKKEFKEIFKYDGEVETFFSPGRVNLIGEHTDYNGGFVFPCALDFGTYAVVKKREDKIFRMYSKNFKNLGTIEFNLDNLVYNKRDNWVNYPKGVVKTFLDENYKIDSGFDVLFYGNIPNGAGLSSSASIEVLTAVILKDLFKLDVDMVEMVKMCQVAENKFIGVNSGIMDQFAVGMGKKDHAILLDCNTLKFEYVPVKLKNMSIVIANTNKKRGLADSKYNERRSSCEEAVKVLNNNGINIKYLGELTVAEFDKVKHFITDEEQLKRATHAVSENERAKVAVEFLKKDDIAEFGRLMNQSHISLRDDYEVTGIELDSLVEAAWEEEGTIGSRMTGAGFGGCTVSIVENDYVENFIENVGKKYKEKTGLKATFYIANIGDGAGKI from the coding sequence ATGTTAGAAAATTTAAAAAAGGAATTTAAAGAAATTTTTAAATACGATGGGGAAGTGGAAACTTTTTTTTCGCCAGGTAGAGTAAACTTAATTGGAGAACATACAGATTATAATGGTGGTTTTGTTTTTCCTTGTGCCTTAGATTTTGGAACTTATGCTGTTGTAAAAAAAAGAGAAGATAAAATTTTTAGAATGTATTCTAAAAACTTTAAAAACTTAGGAACTATTGAATTTAACTTAGATAATTTAGTTTACAATAAAAGAGATAATTGGGTTAACTATCCAAAAGGAGTTGTAAAAACTTTCTTAGATGAAAACTATAAAATAGACAGTGGTTTTGATGTATTATTCTATGGAAATATTCCAAATGGTGCTGGACTTTCTTCTTCAGCTTCTATAGAAGTTTTAACGGCCGTTATACTTAAAGACTTATTCAAACTTGATGTTGATATGGTTGAGATGGTTAAAATGTGTCAAGTGGCAGAAAATAAATTTATTGGAGTAAACTCTGGAATTATGGATCAATTTGCAGTTGGTATGGGTAAAAAAGATCATGCTATTCTACTAGATTGTAATACTTTAAAGTTTGAGTATGTTCCTGTAAAATTAAAAAATATGTCTATTGTTATTGCTAATACAAATAAAAAGAGAGGTTTAGCAGATTCTAAATACAATGAAAGAAGAAGTTCTTGTGAAGAAGCTGTTAAAGTTTTAAATAACAATGGAATTAATATAAAATATCTAGGTGAGCTGACAGTTGCTGAATTTGATAAAGTTAAACATTTTATAACAGATGAAGAACAACTAAAAAGAGCAACTCATGCTGTTAGTGAGAATGAAAGAGCAAAAGTTGCAGTTGAATTTTTGAAAAAAGATGATATTGCAGAATTTGGAAGATTGATGAATCAATCTCATATCTCTTTAAGAGATGACTATGAAGTTACAGGTATAGAACTTGATAGCCTTGTGGAAGCTGCTTGGGAGGAAGAAGGAACTATTGGTTCTCGTATGACTGGAGCAGGTTTTGGTGGTTGTACTGTAAGTATAGTTGAAAATGACTATGTTGAAAACTTTATAGAAAATGTTGGAAAAAAATATAAAGAAAAAACAGGTTTAAAAGCTACTTTCTATATAGCAAACATTGGAGATGGAGCAGGGAAGATATAA
- a CDS encoding UDP-glucose--hexose-1-phosphate uridylyltransferase codes for MEIYSLINRLIKYSLKNSLITEDDVMFVRNELMALLQLKDWEDVNEDNYQIPEYPQEILDKICDYAIEQKIIEDGTTDRDIFDTEVMGKFTPFPREVINTFKNLSDENIKSATDYFYNFSKKTNYIRTERIEKNLYWKSPTEYGDLEITINLSKPEKDPKEIERQKNMPQVNYPKCLLCYENVGFAGTLTHPARQNHRVIPLTLENERWYFQYSPYVYYNEHAIIFCSEHREMKINRDTFSRTLDFVNQFPHYFIGSNADLPIVGGSILSHDHYQGGNHEFPMAKSEIEKEISFDAYPNIKAGIVKWPMTVLRLKSLDRNELIELSDKILKAWREYSDEEVGVFAYTNSTPHNTITPIARRRGEYFEIDLVLRNNRTDEANPLGIFHPHSEHHNIKKENIGLIEVMGLAVLPGRLKFEMRKIAEFLKDKNFEKKISEDKDCQKHLSWLKAFINKYPNIENLSADEILENILNVEIGLTFSRVLEDAGVFKRDEKGKNAFLKFINHIGGRF; via the coding sequence ATGGAAATTTACTCTTTAATTAATAGACTTATAAAATATTCACTTAAAAATTCATTGATAACAGAAGATGATGTTATGTTTGTTAGAAATGAATTAATGGCATTGTTACAATTAAAAGATTGGGAGGATGTCAATGAAGATAACTATCAAATACCTGAATATCCTCAAGAAATCTTAGATAAGATTTGTGACTATGCTATAGAGCAAAAAATTATAGAAGATGGAACTACTGATAGAGATATCTTCGATACGGAAGTTATGGGAAAATTTACCCCTTTCCCAAGAGAAGTTATAAATACATTTAAAAATTTATCTGATGAAAATATAAAATCAGCAACAGATTATTTCTATAATTTCTCTAAAAAAACTAACTATATAAGAACTGAAAGAATAGAAAAAAATCTATATTGGAAAAGTCCAACAGAATATGGAGATTTAGAAATTACTATAAATCTATCTAAACCTGAAAAAGACCCTAAAGAGATTGAAAGACAAAAGAATATGCCTCAAGTAAATTATCCTAAATGTCTTTTATGCTATGAAAATGTTGGTTTTGCTGGAACTTTAACACATCCTGCAAGACAAAATCATAGAGTTATACCTTTAACTTTAGAAAATGAAAGATGGTATTTTCAATATTCTCCTTATGTTTACTACAATGAACATGCAATAATATTCTGTTCTGAACATAGAGAGATGAAAATAAATAGAGATACTTTCTCAAGAACTTTAGACTTTGTAAATCAATTCCCACATTACTTTATAGGTTCAAACGCTGATTTACCAATAGTTGGAGGTTCTATTTTAAGCCATGACCACTATCAAGGTGGAAATCATGAGTTTCCTATGGCAAAATCTGAGATTGAAAAGGAAATAAGTTTTGATGCATATCCTAATATAAAGGCTGGAATAGTTAAATGGCCTATGACTGTTTTAAGATTAAAATCTTTAGATAGAAATGAATTAATTGAGCTATCAGATAAAATCTTAAAAGCTTGGAGAGAATATTCAGATGAAGAAGTTGGAGTATTTGCTTACACAAACTCAACTCCTCACAATACTATAACTCCTATTGCTAGAAGAAGAGGAGAATACTTTGAAATTGACTTAGTTCTTAGAAATAATAGAACTGATGAAGCTAATCCTTTAGGTATCTTCCACCCTCATAGTGAACACCATAATATTAAGAAAGAAAATATTGGGCTAATAGAAGTTATGGGACTGGCTGTTCTTCCTGGAAGATTGAAATTTGAAATGAGAAAAATAGCTGAATTCTTAAAAGATAAAAATTTTGAAAAGAAAATTTCTGAAGATAAAGATTGTCAAAAACATTTATCTTGGTTAAAAGCCTTTATAAATAAATATCCTAATATTGAGAATTTATCAGCAGATGAAATCTTAGAAAATATTTTAAATGTTGAAATTGGTTTAACATTCTCAAGAGTGCTTGAAGATGCTGGAGTATTTAAAAGAGATGAAAAAGGTAAAAATGCCTTTCTTAAATTTATAAATCATATTGGAGGTAGATTCTAA
- the galE gene encoding UDP-glucose 4-epimerase GalE produces the protein MSILVCGGAGYIGSHVVKYLLEKNEDVVVVDSLITGHVDAVDEKAHLELGDLKDEEFLNRVFEKYQIDGVIDFAAFSLVGESVSEPLKYFENNFYGTLCLLKVMKAHNVDKIVFSSTAATYGEAENMPILETDRTEPTNPYGESKLAVEKMFKWCANAYGLKYTALRYFNVAGAYPSGEIGEAHTCETHLIPLILQVALGQREKISIYGDDYPTPDGTCIRDYIHVMDLADAHYLALNRLRNGGDSQVFNLGNGEGFSVKEVIEVTRKVTGHPIPAEVSPRRAGDPARLIASSQKALDTLKWVPKYDKLEQIIETAWNWHKNHPNGYED, from the coding sequence ATGTCTATATTAGTTTGTGGAGGAGCAGGTTACATTGGTAGCCATGTTGTTAAGTATCTATTAGAAAAAAATGAAGATGTTGTTGTTGTTGATAGCTTAATCACAGGACATGTTGATGCTGTTGATGAAAAAGCACATTTAGAACTTGGAGATTTAAAAGATGAAGAATTTTTAAATAGAGTTTTTGAAAAATATCAAATTGATGGAGTTATAGACTTTGCTGCCTTCTCTTTAGTTGGAGAAAGTGTTAGCGAACCATTAAAATATTTTGAAAATAACTTCTATGGTACTCTTTGCCTATTGAAAGTTATGAAAGCTCATAATGTTGATAAGATAGTATTTTCATCTACTGCTGCAACTTATGGTGAGGCAGAAAACATGCCTATACTTGAAACTGATAGAACAGAACCTACTAACCCTTATGGAGAAAGTAAATTAGCAGTTGAAAAGATGTTTAAATGGTGTGCTAATGCCTATGGATTAAAATATACTGCTTTAAGATATTTCAATGTTGCTGGTGCATACCCAAGTGGAGAAATTGGAGAAGCTCATACTTGTGAAACTCACTTAATTCCATTAATTTTACAAGTTGCTCTAGGACAAAGAGAAAAAATATCTATCTATGGAGATGACTATCCTACTCCTGATGGAACTTGTATAAGAGACTATATTCATGTAATGGATTTAGCAGATGCTCACTACCTTGCTTTAAATAGATTAAGAAATGGTGGAGATAGCCAAGTATTTAACTTAGGAAATGGAGAAGGTTTCTCTGTAAAAGAAGTTATAGAAGTTACAAGAAAAGTAACAGGACACCCTATTCCAGCTGAAGTTAGTCCAAGAAGAGCAGGAGACCCTGCAAGACTTATAGCTTCATCTCAAAAAGCTTTGGATACATTAAAATGGGTTCCTAAATATGATAAATTAGAACAAATCATTGAAACTGCTTGGAATTGGCATAAAAACCATCCAAATGGATATGAAGACTAA
- a CDS encoding toxin-antitoxin system YwqK family antitoxin, whose product MKKILLGVFLLVSVLSFSAERILSYEETFLDKETGIVYAIGEEIPYTGVVKNYKFLGGDSILEGRIIFKNGLMEGTFKLLYPSGKTASIATYKNGKKEGEQKDFYENGVIRLEILYKNDKMNGIGKKYSTKGILRGEFPYKDDELNGVAKQYNEVTGKLEIEADYKNGKTEGSVKKYYPNGKLESEQRYKNDLREGLTELYYEDGSLKAEKFYKNGKLQGINRIYYPNGKLQTEANFKDDMLDGNFKEYDETGKLIKQGTYKDDVRLK is encoded by the coding sequence ATGAAAAAAATATTGTTAGGAGTATTTTTATTAGTATCAGTTTTATCATTTTCAGCAGAAAGAATTTTATCATATGAAGAAACATTTCTAGATAAAGAAACTGGAATAGTATACGCTATAGGGGAAGAAATCCCGTATACAGGTGTAGTAAAAAATTATAAATTTTTAGGTGGAGATAGTATTTTAGAAGGAAGAATTATATTTAAAAATGGACTAATGGAAGGAACTTTTAAACTTCTCTATCCAAGTGGTAAAACAGCAAGTATAGCAACATATAAAAATGGAAAAAAAGAAGGAGAGCAGAAGGACTTCTATGAAAATGGTGTAATAAGACTAGAAATTTTATATAAAAATGATAAGATGAATGGAATTGGGAAAAAATATTCAACTAAAGGGATATTGAGAGGTGAATTTCCATATAAAGATGATGAATTAAATGGAGTAGCAAAACAATACAATGAAGTTACAGGAAAATTAGAAATAGAAGCTGATTATAAAAATGGAAAAACTGAAGGTTCTGTAAAAAAATATTATCCAAATGGAAAACTAGAAAGTGAACAAAGATATAAAAATGATCTAAGAGAAGGTTTAACAGAATTATATTATGAAGACGGAAGTTTAAAAGCAGAGAAGTTTTATAAGAATGGTAAATTACAAGGAATAAACAGAATTTATTATCCAAATGGAAAACTTCAAACAGAAGCTAATTTTAAAGATGATATGTTAGATGGAAATTTTAAAGAATACGATGAAACAGGAAAATTAATCAAACAGGGAACATATAAAGATGATGTAAGATTAAAATAA
- a CDS encoding toxin-antitoxin system YwqK family antitoxin, with translation MKKILLGVFLLVSVLSFSAERVVKLENAYVDDKGIVYVIGEKAPFTGIVENYKVPPISEGDSVLEGKIPFKNGVMEGYSKLYYPSGKLASVATFKNGKVEGIQKDYYENGKIKREISHKNGLVDGVSKLYYPNGKVQNEITHKKGIPDGVSKTYYENGKLLAEVTYKNGIEVGIQKDYYENGKLKVELPYKNGVVDGLAKVYYPTGKLMSEENYKNNQLDGIVKRYDENGKLIEQEVYKNGNRIK, from the coding sequence ATGAAAAAAATATTGTTAGGAGTATTTTTATTAGTATCAGTTTTATCATTTTCAGCAGAAAGAGTTGTTAAATTAGAGAACGCTTATGTTGATGATAAAGGAATAGTTTATGTTATAGGAGAAAAAGCACCATTTACAGGGATAGTGGAAAACTACAAAGTGCCTCCTATTTCAGAAGGAGATAGTGTCTTAGAGGGAAAAATTCCTTTTAAAAATGGAGTAATGGAAGGTTATTCTAAATTATATTATCCAAGTGGGAAATTAGCAAGTGTAGCAACATTTAAAAATGGAAAAGTAGAGGGAATACAAAAAGACTACTATGAAAATGGAAAAATTAAGAGAGAAATTTCACATAAAAATGGACTTGTAGATGGTGTTTCAAAGCTTTATTACCCTAATGGAAAAGTTCAAAATGAAATTACTCATAAAAAGGGTATACCAGATGGTGTATCTAAAACTTATTATGAAAATGGGAAATTACTTGCAGAAGTAACATATAAAAATGGCATAGAAGTAGGTATACAAAAAGATTATTATGAAAATGGAAAATTAAAAGTTGAACTTCCATATAAAAATGGAGTTGTAGATGGTCTTGCAAAGGTTTACTATCCAACTGGAAAACTAATGTCAGAGGAAAATTACAAAAATAATCAGTTAGATGGAATAGTTAAAAGATACGATGAAAATGGAAAATTAATAGAACAAGAAGTATATAAAAATGGTAATAGAATAAAATAA
- a CDS encoding toxin-antitoxin system YwqK family antitoxin gives MKKLLLGAFLLVSALSFSAERKVPAERIMMDQTTGIAYVQGEQTPFTGVVEVKFDNGKVQALMEIKDGLLDGKTITYFPNGKVQSRENYKNGYEEGANIIYYENGQVEYEKYVKDSGKIVYEKHYHPTGQLDFEASYKDEKLDGIVKKYDENGQVAQQGIFKDGGQIQ, from the coding sequence ATGAAAAAATTATTATTAGGAGCGTTTTTATTAGTATCAGCCTTATCATTTTCAGCAGAGAGAAAGGTTCCAGCCGAAAGAATAATGATGGATCAGACTACTGGAATAGCTTATGTTCAAGGAGAACAAACACCTTTTACAGGAGTAGTTGAAGTTAAGTTTGACAATGGAAAAGTTCAAGCATTGATGGAAATTAAAGATGGACTATTAGATGGAAAAACTATAACTTATTTTCCAAATGGAAAAGTACAATCAAGAGAAAATTATAAAAATGGCTATGAAGAAGGAGCAAATATAATATACTACGAAAATGGACAAGTAGAATATGAAAAATATGTAAAAGATAGTGGAAAAATAGTTTATGAAAAACATTATCATCCAACAGGTCAATTAGACTTTGAAGCTAGTTATAAAGATGAAAAACTAGATGGAATAGTTAAAAAATATGATGAGAATGGTCAAGTAGCTCAACAAGGAATATTTAAAGATGGGGGACAAATACAATAA
- a CDS encoding toxin-antitoxin system YwqK family antitoxin — protein MKKILLSVILLISSLSFSAERLTKIENTYMNDKGVVYVTGEDTPFTGIVENYKTSNGETTLEGKIPFKNGLMEGTSKLFYPSGRLGSIATFKNGKIEGVQKDYYEKGIIKKETSYKNGLIDGLTKLYYPNGNIQSEMLYKKGVLDGITRTYHKNGKVNVEASYKNGVQVGVQKDYYQNGRLKIELPLDKNGLMSGMVKIYYPSGKIMSEESYKNDKLDGIVKRYDESGNLTSEETYQNGNRIK, from the coding sequence ATGAAAAAGATATTACTAAGTGTTATTTTATTAATATCGAGCTTATCATTTTCAGCAGAGAGGCTTACTAAAATAGAAAATACTTATATGAATGATAAAGGTGTGGTTTATGTTACAGGAGAAGACACACCATTTACAGGGATAGTAGAAAATTATAAAACTTCTAATGGTGAGACTACTTTAGAAGGAAAAATTCCATTTAAAAATGGATTGATGGAAGGGACTTCAAAACTTTTCTATCCAAGTGGAAGATTAGGAAGTATAGCAACATTTAAAAATGGTAAAATAGAAGGTGTACAGAAGGATTATTATGAAAAGGGAATAATAAAGAAAGAAACTTCTTATAAAAATGGACTTATAGATGGTTTAACAAAACTTTATTATCCAAATGGAAATATTCAAAGTGAAATGCTTTATAAAAAAGGTGTCCTAGATGGAATAACTAGAACTTATCATAAAAATGGAAAAGTAAATGTAGAAGCATCATATAAAAATGGAGTACAAGTAGGAGTACAAAAAGATTATTATCAAAATGGTAGATTAAAAATAGAACTTCCACTTGATAAAAATGGACTTATGAGTGGAATGGTAAAGATTTATTATCCAAGTGGAAAAATAATGTCAGAGGAAAGTTACAAGAATGATAAACTAGATGGGATAGTTAAAAGATATGATGAAAGTGGAAACTTAACTAGTGAAGAAACTTATCAAAATGGTAATAGAATAAAATAA
- a CDS encoding autotransporter outer membrane beta-barrel domain-containing protein: MELLISQEMVQKKEKKSVARDLNKNLGLGKDKISIDVPAGATTGTIKLNDIVKIPEIIDTKKLELEETQVSTVGMYINTSGTKFTKPITGLSALTQLRKADLIIGAEATQSTTSKYIQVGKNILKPYNDTILHNPQINKWSIYSGSLTWMANISQNQVNGTIQNAYLAKIPYAVFAKDKNTYNFTDGLDQRYGKETLGNRENELFQKLNSIGNNEEVLLFQAYDEMMGHQYANTQQRVQSTGAILDKEFNYLRDEWKNVSKDSNKIKTFGTSGEYKTKTAGIIDYTNNAYGVAYIHEDETVKLGESTGWYTGIVHNTFRFKDIGNSKEEQLQGKLGLFKSIPFDHNNGLNWTISGDIFAGYNKINRKFLVVDEVFNAKGKYYTYGIGAKTELSSEFRLSEDFSLRPYASLKLEYGRVSKIREKSGEMKLDVKSNDYFSIKPEIGAELAYRHYFGANTVKATVGVAYENELGRVSNGKNQAKVAGTDADYFNIRGEKDDRTGNVKTDFSVGWDNQRVGVTANIGYDTKGHNVRAGVGLRVIF; this comes from the coding sequence ATGGAACTTTTGATATCACAGGAGATGGTTCAAAAAAAAGAAAAAAAATCTGTAGCAAGAGATCTAAATAAAAATCTAGGGCTAGGTAAAGATAAAATTTCTATAGATGTACCAGCAGGAGCAACAACAGGAACTATTAAACTTAATGATATAGTTAAAATTCCAGAAATTATAGATACAAAGAAACTAGAATTAGAAGAAACACAAGTATCTACAGTAGGAATGTATATAAATACATCAGGAACTAAGTTTACAAAACCTATAACAGGTCTAAGTGCATTAACTCAACTAAGAAAAGCTGACTTAATTATAGGAGCTGAAGCTACACAAAGTACCACATCTAAGTATATTCAAGTTGGGAAAAATATTTTAAAGCCATATAATGATACTATATTACATAATCCACAAATAAATAAATGGAGCATTTATTCAGGCTCATTAACTTGGATGGCAAATATAAGTCAAAATCAAGTTAATGGAACTATACAAAATGCTTACTTAGCAAAAATACCTTATGCTGTTTTTGCAAAAGATAAGAATACTTATAATTTTACAGATGGTTTGGATCAAAGATATGGAAAAGAAACTCTAGGAAATAGAGAAAATGAATTATTCCAAAAATTAAATAGTATAGGAAATAATGAAGAAGTCTTACTATTTCAAGCCTATGATGAAATGATGGGACATCAATATGCTAATACTCAACAAAGAGTGCAGTCGACAGGAGCTATTTTAGATAAAGAATTTAATTACTTAAGAGATGAATGGAAAAATGTATCTAAAGATTCAAATAAAATAAAGACATTTGGAACTAGTGGTGAATATAAAACTAAAACGGCAGGAATAATTGACTATACAAACAATGCTTATGGAGTAGCTTATATACATGAAGATGAAACTGTAAAACTTGGAGAATCAACAGGTTGGTATACAGGTATAGTTCATAATACATTTAGATTTAAAGATATTGGAAACTCAAAAGAAGAACAATTACAAGGAAAACTTGGATTATTTAAATCAATTCCATTTGACCATAATAATGGTTTAAATTGGACAATATCAGGGGATATTTTTGCTGGATATAACAAGATAAATAGAAAATTCTTAGTTGTAGATGAAGTATTTAATGCAAAAGGAAAGTACTATACATATGGAATAGGAGCAAAAACTGAGTTAAGTAGTGAATTTAGATTAAGTGAAGACTTTAGCTTAAGACCATATGCTTCATTAAAACTAGAGTATGGAAGAGTGTCAAAAATAAGAGAAAAATCAGGTGAAATGAAGTTAGATGTAAAATCAAATGATTATTTCTCAATAAAACCAGAAATAGGTGCTGAACTTGCTTATAGACATTATTTTGGAGCTAATACAGTAAAAGCAACTGTAGGAGTAGCTTATGAAAATGAATTAGGAAGAGTAAGTAACGGTAAAAATCAAGCTAAAGTAGCTGGAACAGATGCAGATTACTTCAATATCAGGGGTGAGAAAGACGACAGAACTGGAAATGTTAAAACAGATTTTAGTGTTGGATGGGATAACCAAAGAGTTGGAGTAACTGCAAATATAGGCTATGATACTAAAGGACATAATGTAAGAGCCGGAGTAGGATTAAGAGTAATATTCTAA